Proteins from a genomic interval of Cucumis melo cultivar AY chromosome 7, USDA_Cmelo_AY_1.0, whole genome shotgun sequence:
- the LOC127150217 gene encoding DEAD-box ATP-dependent RNA helicase 52-like isoform X1: MSWRDFKEYIDLNTNFRLASDFLDKYIFLAVGRVGSSTDLIAQRVEYVHEPHKRSHLLDLLHAQRANGVQGKQSLTLVFVETKKGADALEHWLCLNGFPATTIHGDRTQQGAITKQMTTIEEMVASEYN, encoded by the exons ATGTCATGGAGGGATTTTAAGGAGTACATTGATTTGAACACCAACTTT AGACTTGCCTCTGATTTTCTAGACAAGTATATATTTCTGGCTGTTGGAAGAGTGGGTTCGAGCACTGATCTAATTGCTCAAAGAGTTGAGTATGTTCATGAACCTCACAAGAGAAGTCATTTATTGGACCTTCTTCACGCACAGAGGGCAAATGGTGTGCAGGGCAAG CAATCTCTTACTCTGGTTTTTGTGGAGACAAAGAAGGGAGCTGATGCTCTTGAACATTGGTTATGCCTCAATGGTTTTCCTGCCACTACCATTCATGGTGATAGAACACAACAG ggagctatcactaaacaaatgactacaatagaagaaatggttgcaagtgagtacaattag
- the LOC127150217 gene encoding DEAD-box ATP-dependent RNA helicase 52-like isoform X2: protein MSKNRLKFLVLVPNRLASDFLDKYIFLAVGRVGSSTDLIAQRVEYVHEPHKRSHLLDLLHAQRANGVQGKQSLTLVFVETKKGADALEHWLCLNGFPATTIHGDRTQQGAITKQMTTIEEMVASEYN, encoded by the exons ATGTCCAAAAATAGACTAAAGTTCCTAGTGTTAGTTCCTAAT AGACTTGCCTCTGATTTTCTAGACAAGTATATATTTCTGGCTGTTGGAAGAGTGGGTTCGAGCACTGATCTAATTGCTCAAAGAGTTGAGTATGTTCATGAACCTCACAAGAGAAGTCATTTATTGGACCTTCTTCACGCACAGAGGGCAAATGGTGTGCAGGGCAAG CAATCTCTTACTCTGGTTTTTGTGGAGACAAAGAAGGGAGCTGATGCTCTTGAACATTGGTTATGCCTCAATGGTTTTCCTGCCACTACCATTCATGGTGATAGAACACAACAG ggagctatcactaaacaaatgactacaatagaagaaatggttgcaagtgagtacaattag